ATCGCGATCGCAGCCAGGAGGCCGATGATGGCCACCACGATCATGATTTCAACGAGCGTGAAACCGCTCTTGCGCGTAGTTTGGATCTTCATACTTTTACCTTTCTTTTGCGCGGCGTGGACCCAGCGA
This genomic window from Verrucomicrobiia bacterium contains:
- a CDS encoding prepilin-type N-terminal cleavage/methylation domain-containing protein gives rise to the protein MKIQTTRKSGFTLVEIMIVVAIIGLLAAIA